Proteins co-encoded in one Malus sylvestris chromosome 7, drMalSylv7.2, whole genome shotgun sequence genomic window:
- the LOC126629092 gene encoding uncharacterized protein LOC126629092 isoform X1, whose amino-acid sequence MAMNRSFRAQDSQMQAMIKQRQQLRASVRKEKEEELALFLEMKKREKERNDLLLNSSEEFDAPLGTKPGTSPIFNISSSTPAPPRKTGADDFLNSENDKNDYDWLLTPPGTPLFPSLEMESHKTVMSQLGTPKARPTALKSRLANPQPEPAARTSLVSRQSTSSPGLSSSNSGTRRPSSSGGPGSRPATPNGCPTLPSAPRPSRSSTPTSRSTLLLNKSINSAPKSMVPTTRSTLPANRSTTPATKSTVPSRSSTPSRSSTPSRSTARSSTPTSRPTVPPPKPASRASTPTRRPSMPSPTPSVSAPLSKSSPSISKPAPAAARNPVPSCGASPTVKSRPWKPSEMPGFSLEAPPNLRTTLPDRPLSATRGRPGAPSSRSSSVEPGPNVRPRRQSCSPSRGRAPNGISHASGSSVPAFSRGHSKVNDNVSPVLMGTKMVERVINMRKLAPPKQEDKHSPHGNHSGKSASSPDSSGFGRSLSKKSLDMAIRHMDIRRSIPGNLRPLMTNIPASSMYSVRSGPARSRTISVSDSPLATSSNASSEVSVNNNGLCLDGSEVEDNGSERGGRSPASVRGR is encoded by the exons ATGGCGATGAATCGGAGTTTTAGGGCTCAGGACTCGCAAATGCAAGCGATGATTAAGCAGAGGCAGCAGCTCAGAGCCTCtgtgaggaaggagaaggaagaagagctCGCTTTGTTCCTAGAGATGAAGAAGCGCGAGAAGGAACGGAACGATCTTCTTCTTAACAGCTCTGAAGAGTTCGATGCACCATTAG GGACGAAACCCGGAACTTCTCccattttcaatatttcctcATCAACGCCGGCACCTCCACGCAAGACCGGTGCTGATGATTTTCTCAATTCTGAGAATGACAAGAATGATTATGATTG GCTTTTAACTCCACCCGGGACTCCTCTTTTTCCTTCGTTGGAGATGGAATCGCATAAAACCGTAATGAGTCAACTTGGAACCCCAAAGGCTCGTCCCACCGCACTCAAATCTAGA TTAGCAAACCCCCAGCCGGAGCCTGCTGCTAGGACCAGCTTAGTGTCTAGACAATCAACTTCTTCCCCTGGGTTGAGTTCTTCAAATTCAGGGACCCGGAGGCCTTCATCGTCCGGGGGTCCAGGATCAAGACCTGCAACACCAAATGGATGCCCCACGTTGCCTTCAGCACCTAGACCTTCAAGATCGTCAACCCCTACTTCTCGATCAACCTTGCTGTTAAACAAGTCCATAAATTCTGCCCCTAAGTCTATGGTTCCCACAACTCGATCCACACTTCCTGCAAATAGATCGACAACTCCTGCAACTAAATCTACAGTTCCTTCAAGATCCTCTACACCATCAAGATCCTCTACACCATCAAGGTCTACAGCAAGATCTTCAACACCAACTTCCAGACCCACTGTACCCCCACCCAAGCCTGCATCAAGAGCATCAACACCAACTCGTCGACCGTCCATGCCATCCCCTACCCCTAGTGTATCAGCTCCTCTGTCAAAGTCCTCACCTTCAATTTCCAAGCCAGCTCCTGCAGCAGCAAGAAATCCAGTGCCATCATGTGGTGCATCCCCAACAGTAAAATCTAGACCATGGAAGCCCTCAGAAATGCCTGGTTTCTCACTCGAGGCCCCGCCAAATTTAAGGACAACACTTCCTGACAGACCACTTTCAGCCACTAGAGGTAGGCCTGGAGCACCCAGTTCTCGATCATCTTCCGTTGAGCCTGGTCCTAATGTAAGACCAAGACGGCAATCATGCTCTCCTTCAAGAGGACGGGCTCCCAATGGCATTAGTCATGCTAGTGGGAGCTCTGTTCCTGCATTCAGTCGTGGACATTCTAAAGTTAATGACAACGTGAGCCCTGTTTTAATGGGAACAAAAATGGTCGAGAGGGTAATAAATATGCGCAAACTGGCACCACCGAAGCAAGAGGACAAACATTCTCCTCATGGTAACCACTCCGGGAAGTCAGCTTCATCCCCAGACAGCTCAGGCTTTGGTAGATCACTTTCAAAGAAATCCCTTGATATGGCTATACGCCACATG GATATAAGGCGATCCATTCCAGGTAATTTAAGACCGTTGATGACAAATATTCCTGCATCCTCCATGTATAGTGTGAGATCGGGGCCTGCACGAAGCAGAACAATTAGTGTTTCAGATTCTCCTCTTGCCACTAGCAGTAATGCTAGTTCCGAAGTTAGCGTAAACAACAATGGCCTTTGTTTAGACGGGAGTGAAGTAGAAGATAATGGCAGTGAGAGAGGTGGTCGATCTCCTGCCAGTGTGCGCGGTAGGTAA
- the LOC126629092 gene encoding uncharacterized protein LOC126629092 isoform X2 → MESHKTVMSQLGTPKARPTALKSRLANPQPEPAARTSLVSRQSTSSPGLSSSNSGTRRPSSSGGPGSRPATPNGCPTLPSAPRPSRSSTPTSRSTLLLNKSINSAPKSMVPTTRSTLPANRSTTPATKSTVPSRSSTPSRSSTPSRSTARSSTPTSRPTVPPPKPASRASTPTRRPSMPSPTPSVSAPLSKSSPSISKPAPAAARNPVPSCGASPTVKSRPWKPSEMPGFSLEAPPNLRTTLPDRPLSATRGRPGAPSSRSSSVEPGPNVRPRRQSCSPSRGRAPNGISHASGSSVPAFSRGHSKVNDNVSPVLMGTKMVERVINMRKLAPPKQEDKHSPHGNHSGKSASSPDSSGFGRSLSKKSLDMAIRHMDIRRSIPGNLRPLMTNIPASSMYSVRSGPARSRTISVSDSPLATSSNASSEVSVNNNGLCLDGSEVEDNGSERGGRSPASVRGR, encoded by the exons ATGGAATCGCATAAAACCGTAATGAGTCAACTTGGAACCCCAAAGGCTCGTCCCACCGCACTCAAATCTAGA TTAGCAAACCCCCAGCCGGAGCCTGCTGCTAGGACCAGCTTAGTGTCTAGACAATCAACTTCTTCCCCTGGGTTGAGTTCTTCAAATTCAGGGACCCGGAGGCCTTCATCGTCCGGGGGTCCAGGATCAAGACCTGCAACACCAAATGGATGCCCCACGTTGCCTTCAGCACCTAGACCTTCAAGATCGTCAACCCCTACTTCTCGATCAACCTTGCTGTTAAACAAGTCCATAAATTCTGCCCCTAAGTCTATGGTTCCCACAACTCGATCCACACTTCCTGCAAATAGATCGACAACTCCTGCAACTAAATCTACAGTTCCTTCAAGATCCTCTACACCATCAAGATCCTCTACACCATCAAGGTCTACAGCAAGATCTTCAACACCAACTTCCAGACCCACTGTACCCCCACCCAAGCCTGCATCAAGAGCATCAACACCAACTCGTCGACCGTCCATGCCATCCCCTACCCCTAGTGTATCAGCTCCTCTGTCAAAGTCCTCACCTTCAATTTCCAAGCCAGCTCCTGCAGCAGCAAGAAATCCAGTGCCATCATGTGGTGCATCCCCAACAGTAAAATCTAGACCATGGAAGCCCTCAGAAATGCCTGGTTTCTCACTCGAGGCCCCGCCAAATTTAAGGACAACACTTCCTGACAGACCACTTTCAGCCACTAGAGGTAGGCCTGGAGCACCCAGTTCTCGATCATCTTCCGTTGAGCCTGGTCCTAATGTAAGACCAAGACGGCAATCATGCTCTCCTTCAAGAGGACGGGCTCCCAATGGCATTAGTCATGCTAGTGGGAGCTCTGTTCCTGCATTCAGTCGTGGACATTCTAAAGTTAATGACAACGTGAGCCCTGTTTTAATGGGAACAAAAATGGTCGAGAGGGTAATAAATATGCGCAAACTGGCACCACCGAAGCAAGAGGACAAACATTCTCCTCATGGTAACCACTCCGGGAAGTCAGCTTCATCCCCAGACAGCTCAGGCTTTGGTAGATCACTTTCAAAGAAATCCCTTGATATGGCTATACGCCACATG GATATAAGGCGATCCATTCCAGGTAATTTAAGACCGTTGATGACAAATATTCCTGCATCCTCCATGTATAGTGTGAGATCGGGGCCTGCACGAAGCAGAACAATTAGTGTTTCAGATTCTCCTCTTGCCACTAGCAGTAATGCTAGTTCCGAAGTTAGCGTAAACAACAATGGCCTTTGTTTAGACGGGAGTGAAGTAGAAGATAATGGCAGTGAGAGAGGTGGTCGATCTCCTGCCAGTGTGCGCGGTAGGTAA